Part of the Caulifigura coniformis genome, CCAGCGGCCCCGGCTGTGAGGCAGGCGTCGATCACGGCAGCAAGGTCATCGCCCGACAGTTCCGGCGCGAACTTCACGAGGATCGGCTTCGACGGTGCGACCTCGCGGATGACGGTCACGAGCTTTCCGGCGAGTTCCGGTGTCTGCAGGCTGCGGAGGCCGGCCGTATTCGGCGAGCTGATGTTGATCGAAATCGCGTCCGCCACCGAGGCCACCGCAGCGGCCGCGGCCTGGTAGTCGGACTCGGCGTTCTCGAGAGGCGTCGTGGCGTTCTTGCCGACGCTGACAATCACCGGGAACGAAGGCTTGGCCCCCTGCAGTCGGGCGGCGAGAGCCGGAGCGCCCGCATTATTGAACCCCATGCGGTTGACGACGGCCCTCTCTTCAATGAGCCGGAACATGCGGGGCTTCGGGTTTCCATCCTGCGGTTTGGGAGTGACCGTGCCGAGTTCAACAAAACCGAAACCGAAGGCCCACCAGGCCCACGGGGCAACGCCGTTCTTGTCGAGCCCGGCCGCGAGTCCGACACGGTGGGGGAAGGTGAGCCCCATCAGCGAGACGACGTCGGCCTTCGGTCGCGCCATGGTGGAGCGAACGAGGCGGGCCAGCGGAGGCATCGCGGAAAGTGTTCCGGTGCCGCGGAGCGCGAAATTATGGGCCTTCTCGGCATCCATGCGGAACAGGAGTGGTTTCAGGCAGCGGTACAGCACGTTGACACAGTCGCGTAGAGGGAGGAGTTCGGCTCCGGAGGAGCCACACAGCGTAGCCGGCGGCGCGGAGACCCGGAACCGGCCACACCAGCGGGAGGGGATTCGACGGCCGGCCTGAGGGTTGTCGGTTCTTCAATTTGCGCCGGGCAGGAAGAAGGAATTGCAACGCCCGGGACGGCGACCGGCAGAATCCGCCGACCGGCTTGGCGTGGTTCTTCGCCGTTGCGGCGACGGGGATTGGAAGTTGGGAGGACTGCGGAAAGTTTACCAGTCGGGGGCGTGGTCTGGCCGCCTCCCGGTTTACCCTTTCGGCATAAGGGGGCGATGGGAGCACAAAGGCCTTCCGTCTCTCCAGCTCCCGGCATCCTGCTTGCAAGCCATCGCGTAGAATCCCTCGACGGGCCGTAGGGACGTGACCGTCTGGTTGAAGACCTCGTGGGATCTGCAACGTGCAGACTTCCGATGGCGACATCGCCAAAGACGAGGAGAACGACCTCCGCGAGGCCTCATCAGACGAGGCCGACGCGGCGTGGCTGGCGTTTCGCGCGAGCGGAGCGCTCCGGCTGCGAACAGTCCGTCCCCTTGGGGAGATTTTGTTCGTGACGTCCGCCTGGCGTAATGCACTGCTGATCGCTGCGCTCCTTCCACGCAGCCTCGCTTTCTCCGCGGAGGATGCGCCGCCGTTGCAGACCGCATCCGCGCCGCCGACGGCAGCGAGCCCTGCCTCTTCGGCCGCGCCGAAAGAGCAGACCCCGGCCCAGCCCGCGGCGCTCATCACACCGACCCCGTCCGGCGCTGCTGCCGCCACCTCGCCGGAACAGGCGAAGGCCACGGCCGTCGCGCTCAACTACTGCCGCGCCTCGTTCCATCGCATCCGGCATTCGCCAACCAAGATCGTGATGGCGGAGGAACAGGAAAAGATCCTCAACAACCTGAACCTGAGTTCAATCCAGGATCCAGAGGTCATCAACCTGTATTCGGGCGTTCTGGATGAAATCAACCAGGTCGGCCTGGCGGACTATGAACGCAAGCTGCTCAAGGACAATTTCCAGAGCAGCGTCCGCAAGAAGCTGACCTGGGATGCTCTCGCATTCTCGACCGATCTCGCCACCGCGCAGTTCGGAAGCGCCGTGCGCAACGGCGCGAACAGCTGGTGGGACTACCGCGTGACGACGGTCCAGAAGGACATCGACATGCTCAAGATCGACCGCGCGCGGATGACCGCGGTTGTGCAGAAATCGTCCCAGTTCCTCGACACGTTCTGGCGGCTCGCCCAGAAAAAGCAGATTCCAGACAAGTGGCTCGTCCGTGGGGACGATATCGACGCGCTCGACAAGGCGGTCCGCGAACCGGATCCCGTCGTGAGGCATCGCGTGCTGCGCCGGATGAACGGTTTCATGGAGGCGTATCCTCCGTACTGGTACTACCTGGGGCGGACGCAACAGGAGCTCGGCGAACTCGATGACGCCATGCAGACCTACGACCAGCTCGTGGCACTCGGGAACAACCATTTCCGCAAGGACGACATGCTGGCGACCGGCCTGGCGAACAAGGCCGCGATCCAGGAATACCTGAAAGACTCCTCGGCCGTCTCCACGGCCCTCAAGGCGCTCGACAAGTCGACGGAAGTGTGGGAAGCGAACCTCGTCTGTGCCCGGATCCTGCAGCGGCACCGCCAGTTCGTGGCCGCCGAAGACGCGGTGCTGCGGAACCTGGATGTCGGACTGGAACTCGACCAGAGCCGGGTGTTCCTCGCCTCCGTGTACTATCACGCCGAAGAACGGGGCAAGCTGGCGAAGATCCTCGCGGACCCGCAGTTCGCAAACCTTCCCCGTCCCGTGTTGATCCGCTGCGCGGCGCTACTCGGCCCGGAGCAGGCGCCGACTGGCGTGATGCGGATGGTGGCCGGCTCGATTGATGCGCAGCCGCAGATCACGTTCGGACAGGACGAAGTGATCCTGCATGCGTCCGATGCGTGGCAGCTGCCACTCGCGCACATGAAGGCGTCGATCAATGGCGTCGAACTGACGGCGGCCCACGCGGCCACGATCAGCGGCGGGCACGAATTGCGGCTGACGCCCGCACGCGACCTCGGAACCCCTCTGGGAGGGACGCAGAAGTACGACCTGAAGCTCGACCTGACCTATCCCGATTCCTCGACGGTGACGCTGACGATGGCCCTCAGCGAAGAACCGGCCCGGTCTGGCCCGCAGACGCGGATGACATCGTTCCGCGGGCCGGCCGCTCCGACCCTCCGTGTGTCGTCCATCCAGATTGGAGACAAGATGCTGAACGTGGCCGGCATGCCGTCGACCGCGGACGCTCCGTCAGGGCTGGCGCCGGAAAAGCCGGCTCCGCCAGCGGTCGATGTTCCGGTGAGCGGTCCGGGAATCGGGCATTTTCCGCGGCTGCTGTCGATCGAATCCGACGGGCCAGCGGGTTGAGGCGGGAGTCGCATGACTCACCGGGGCGCTGCGTTCGCGTCGTCCCGGTCGTGGGTCGGGACGACCTTCACCCTTCCGTGGATCGCTTACTGCAGATCGAACTTGAATTCGTTCTTCACATCGGGCTTGATCGTCTCGTTCAGGCCGCTCGTTTCAGGGCGGCCATACTTTGCGGGGATCAGCGACGTGTTCATCTTCTTGATGTCGGCCGCGGTCAGCTGCTCTTCCGACTTCTTCACCGCCAGCTGTTCGAAGGCAGTGACGACAAACGTGCCAGGCCCGACCATCGCGCCGGGGTCTCCTGAAGTCGAGAGCGCGAAGGCGCCCGCCTCATCCGTGCTCGTATAGGCCGCCGGCCCCGAGGCGGGGATGAAGGTGACGTTTGCGCTGGCGAGCGGCTTGCCTTTGTACATCACGACGCCCACGGTCTCTGCCAGTTGCGGGCCCGTCTCACCGCCACATCCGCCGGCCAATGCCGTCAGGAGAATGAGAAGGACTGCCGTCACCGTTGGTCGCATCATGGAACGGGTCTCCTGCGAAGTGTGAGTCAGCCGGAAGCACGAGGCCTTCACGGACGCGGATCAATGTCCGCGCCCGCCGTCGCCACGGTCGACTTTGATTGCTCGATCAGAACTCGCCGAGGACCTGTCCATCGGCCCGGCCGCCGAGCCGCTGGTAGCTGGTATGGTCGACGTTCTGGCTGACGAAGCGGACGGTGCCGTCGCCGAGAAGGAACTGGACACCGCCGACGTGCATCGATTTGAAGCCCCAGGAGTAGTTGTATTCGGCGAGGGCGGTACAGGCCGGATTCGACACTTTCTTCGGCGCGCTCCTGCAGGTGTTGAACTCGTTGATCGGCGTGACGGTTGAGGCGTGTGCCGAACCCATCGCGTTCGAGAACCACCAGCCGTACGTTGCATGCGAATGACAGTCAGGCCGGACCTCACCCATCAGGATCGTGTTGGTGGTTCCGTCGGTGACGTCGCGGATGTTCAGAAACACTCCGTAATAGCTGAACATGCCCGACACACGGTTGGCGCGGTTGCTGCGCGCGTAGTCAGCGTGGCTGGCCGATTCGGCGTAAACGTTGAACGGATTGCACGCCGCCGAGCCGGGAGTTCGCGAGGAGCCGATTGAGCCCGTGTAGGTGGACTGGGCCCAGTTGGCGCTCGTTTTGAAAGGAGTGTTCGTGGTGTCGGCGACATGTCGGGGCCAGGAGTCGGTCGGACACATGGCGTACGGGACTTGCTTCTCGCCCGCTTCATCGCGATCGGCGAGTACCTGTCGAGTCACGCTTCCTTTGACGCCGCCGTAATCTACACCGGGCCTGGGGCCGTCGAAGTGCAGCTGGTTGAAGAGCGGGGCCTGATCCATGAAGGGGAGGATGTAGACCTGCCAGCCGCATCGCGGATTGGCGGAGTTACCTCCTTCCGTCGCCGTCGGGCCGCCCCCCTGGCCGCTGATGGGGAAGCCGTTGTGCACATCGTGGTAGTTGTGCAGGCCGAGTCCGAACTGCTTCAGGTTATTCTTGCACTGGGTCCGTCGGGCCGCTTCGCGGGCCTGCTGGACGGCGGGCAGCAGCAGGGCGATGAGAATGGCGATGATCGCGATCACCACCAGGAGTTCAATCAGGGTGAAGCCATGACGCCGAAGCATTCGACACCTCGTCTCTCGTACAAAAGAACCGTCGATGACGCGTGGACTCTGGCAGCCGGAGAAAAATTCCTCTTAAAGAGGGGGAGAACTTCGGGCAAAAGGCTGGCGCAGATGCGGCCCACTCCTCCGATTTTGAACGCAGGGCCAATCTATGAGTGCCGGGAGCAGGCCGCAACAAGTCGATTGCGCAGTTCACGAGCGAATCTGCGCAGCAATCGGAGCGAATTCAAATCAATGCCGGCGGGAGTTTCATGCCGAGCGTGCCGGTCGTCCGGGCCGCGCAGGCACGCGAGCGATTGGGCGCTGACTTCCTCCTTGCTGGCCGCCGGTTGGCCGGGTAGATTGAGGATGCGATTCGTCGATGCTTCAAGATGGGCCGCCGGGGACAACGCTGTCGTCCCCCGCCCGGGCACGGACAGCCCCACGACGAGCGCTGTGTTGCGTTCCATCGATGCTGCCGGGAAACCGCTGGTCATCGGTCCGCCTGCACACCGGGCTGCATCCCGGTCACCCTGCATTTCGGGCCGCGATCGGACTTCTTCCCGCTGGTTGAAGATCGTCCCGCATCACACTCCAGATGCCCACCTGCCTGTTGCCCTGGCCCGCGCGACCCAGCGCGGGCGGTCTGCTGCCCGCCAGCCCCCTGTTTGACCGCTGGCCTGCAGTCCTGCCGCCGACACCGAGGTTGCCCGATGCGATTCCGCTCGTTTGCGTCGCTGTGCTGCTCGTTTTTCTCTGTGGCGTTGAACGCGATTTCCATCGCCGCTGTGGCCGACGAGCCAGCCGCGAAGATCAGCTTCGACAAGCAGATTCGTCCGATCTTCCAGGCGAACTGCCAGGGCTGTCATCAGCCGGCCAAGGCGGCTGGCGGCTACGTCATGACGTCGTTTGAACGCCTGGCCAAAGGGGGCGAAAGCGGCGACGCGGCGGTGGTGGCAGGCAAGCCGGAGGAGAGCGAACTGCTGAAGCAGATCGTCCCGGGTAGCGATGGCAAGGCCGCGATGCCCAAGGACAAGCCGGCCCTCAGTGCGGCCGATATCGACCTCGTCCGCAAATGGATCGAGCAGGGAGCGGCGGACGACACGCCGGTCAACGCCGTCCAGCACTACGATGTCCACCACCCGCCAGTCTACTACCGGCTCCCGGTTGTCACGTCGCTCGACCATTCGCCTGACGGAAGCCTCCTGGCGATCGCCGGCTTCCATGAAGTGATCCTGCGGAAGACCGATGGGGGTGAAGTTTACGGCCGGTTCATCGGCGTTTCGGAGCGGATCGAATCGGTCCGCTTTTCTCCCGATGGCAAGAAGCTGGCAGTTGCCGGCGGTCTCCCCTGCCGGATGGGGGAACTCCAGATCTGGGACGTGGAATCGAAGAAGCTGGAGATCTCGATCCCGGTGACGTTCGACACGATCTACGGGGCCAGCTGGTCACCGGATGGAACCCGTGTGGCCGTTGGGTGCGCCGACAAGACGGTCCGTGCATTTGATGTCGCCAGTGGCCAGCAGACGTTCTTCAGCGGCGCGCACGACGACTGGGCGGTCGACACCGTGTTCGGCGTTGACGGCAAACACCTGGTGTCCGTGGGCCGCGATATGTCGGCCAAACTCTATGAAACGGAAACCCAGCGGTTCGTCGACAACATCACGTCGATCACTCCGGGTGCGCTGAAAGGGGGCCTGCAAACCGTTGCCCGGCATCCCAGGCGGAACAACATCCTGATTGGCGGCTCGGACGGCGTGCCGCGGGTCTACCGGATGGAGCGAGTCACCAATCGCGTGATCGGCGACGACGCCAATCTGATTCGCAGGTTCCCGGCGATTCCGGGGCGCATTTTCGGAGTCGACTACTCGGCCGATGGCAAGCAGATCACCGTCTGCAGCTCGCTCGACGGCAAAGGCTGGGTCTACACCTATTCCGCGGACTTCGATGACGTCCTGCCCGACGAAATCAAGGCGATCGTGCAGAAGGTCGCCAGCAGCCAATCGGCCGACGAAAAGAAGAAGCTCGAAGAATTCGTCACCAAGGATGTCGCCCTTCTGAACAAGGTCGAACTCCCGTCGAGCATCTATGCCGTGTCGGTTTCACCGGACGGTAAGTTCGTTGCAGCGGCCGGGGCGGAAGGAATTCTGCGAAAGATCGACGCGGCGAGCGGGGCGGTCCTCAGTGAGACCCCGGTCGTCGATGTCAGCCCATCAGCCGTCGCCGCCCTGCCGGCGACACCTTCGGCCTCGGAGAGCGCCCCGGTTCCCTCGGCCCCGGAGCCGACGCCTCCCTCGATGACGATCACGCGGCTGCACACTCAGCCCGAATCGATCAGCCTCGCCGGACCGTACAGCTACAACCAGTTGCTCGTGTTTGCCGAACTGGCGTCGGGCGACCAGGTCGACGTCACGCGGCTCGCGTCGTACGAACCGGCGGGTGGAGCGAATGTTCGCGTCAGCAAGACGGGCCTCGTCAAGCCGCAGGGGAACAGCACCGGCACGCTGAAGATCTCGGCCCTCGGACAGTCGGTCGACATTCCCGTCACGGTGGAAAGCTATGAAGCCTCGAAGCCGTTGAGCTTCATTGAAGACGTGAACCCGGTGCTGTCGAAGGTCGGCTGCAACGCGGGGACGTGTCACGGTTCGAAAGATGGCAAGGACGGGTTCAAACTGTCGCTACGCGGTTACGACGCGATCTTCGATATCCGCTCGCTCACTGACGATCACGCCTCACGCCGCGTGAACACGGCGTCGCCCGACGACAGCCTTATGCTGTTGAAGGCGACGGGGGCTGTTCCGCATGTGGGCGGCCAGTTGTTCAAGCCGGGCGACGAATACTACCGCATCGTCCGGACCTGGATCGCTGAAGGCGCCAGGGTCGATCTGTCGCATGCCAAGCCGACACGGATCGACGTCTACCCGAACAATCCGGTCGTGCAGACGATTGGATCGCGGCAGCAGGTGCGCGTCGTTGCGACCTGGCCGGATGGGCATCAGCGCGACGTCTCTCGCGAATGCTTCATTGAAAGCGGCAACGGCGACGTGGCCGCCACCACCTCAGCCGGCCTGATCACCGTGCTTCGCCGCGGCGAAGCACCGATTCTCGCCCGCTACGAAGGGGCCTACGCCGCAACGACGGTCACCGCGATGGGCGAGCGCGGCGGGTTCGCCTGGGTCGATCCGCCGACCTGGGGCGAAGTCGATCGTCTCGTGGCCGAGAAGTGGAAACGGGTGAAAGTCCTGCCGTCTGATCTCTGCACCGACCACGAATTCATCCGCCGGCTGTACCTCGACCTGACCGGCCTTCCGCCTTCCGCGGACGAGGTCCGCAAGTTCGTGGACGATGGACGCGATACCCGCGTGAAGCGCAACGAACTCATCGACAAGCTCATCGGCAGCGAAGAGTTCATCGTGTTCTGGACCAACAAGTGGGCCGACATGCTGCAGGTCAACGGGAAGTTCCTGGCCCGTGAAGGAGCCACGGCATTTCGCCAGTGGATCCGGGAAGAGGTGGCCAGCAACACCCCCTACGATCAGTTCGCCTACAAAGTGCTGACGGCATCGGGATCGAACAAAGACAACCCGGCCGCGTCGTACTACAAGATTCTTCGGGATCCCGAGATGATCATGGAGAACACGACGCACCTGTTCCTCGCGGTACGGTTCAACTGCAACAAGTGCCACGACCATCCGTTCGAGCGCTGGACGCAGGATCAGTACTACCAGACGGCCGCGTACTTCGCGCGGATCGGTCTCGAAGCGGATCCGGCCAGTGGCGACAAGAAGATCGGCGGGACGGCCGTGGAAGGGGCGAAACCGCTCTACGAGAAAGTCGTCGACAAGAAA contains:
- a CDS encoding DUF1549 domain-containing protein — protein: MRFRSFASLCCSFFSVALNAISIAAVADEPAAKISFDKQIRPIFQANCQGCHQPAKAAGGYVMTSFERLAKGGESGDAAVVAGKPEESELLKQIVPGSDGKAAMPKDKPALSAADIDLVRKWIEQGAADDTPVNAVQHYDVHHPPVYYRLPVVTSLDHSPDGSLLAIAGFHEVILRKTDGGEVYGRFIGVSERIESVRFSPDGKKLAVAGGLPCRMGELQIWDVESKKLEISIPVTFDTIYGASWSPDGTRVAVGCADKTVRAFDVASGQQTFFSGAHDDWAVDTVFGVDGKHLVSVGRDMSAKLYETETQRFVDNITSITPGALKGGLQTVARHPRRNNILIGGSDGVPRVYRMERVTNRVIGDDANLIRRFPAIPGRIFGVDYSADGKQITVCSSLDGKGWVYTYSADFDDVLPDEIKAIVQKVASSQSADEKKKLEEFVTKDVALLNKVELPSSIYAVSVSPDGKFVAAAGAEGILRKIDAASGAVLSETPVVDVSPSAVAALPATPSASESAPVPSAPEPTPPSMTITRLHTQPESISLAGPYSYNQLLVFAELASGDQVDVTRLASYEPAGGANVRVSKTGLVKPQGNSTGTLKISALGQSVDIPVTVESYEASKPLSFIEDVNPVLSKVGCNAGTCHGSKDGKDGFKLSLRGYDAIFDIRSLTDDHASRRVNTASPDDSLMLLKATGAVPHVGGQLFKPGDEYYRIVRTWIAEGARVDLSHAKPTRIDVYPNNPVVQTIGSRQQVRVVATWPDGHQRDVSRECFIESGNGDVAATTSAGLITVLRRGEAPILARYEGAYAATTVTAMGERGGFAWVDPPTWGEVDRLVAEKWKRVKVLPSDLCTDHEFIRRLYLDLTGLPPSADEVRKFVDDGRDTRVKRNELIDKLIGSEEFIVFWTNKWADMLQVNGKFLAREGATAFRQWIREEVASNTPYDQFAYKVLTASGSNKDNPAASYYKILRDPEMIMENTTHLFLAVRFNCNKCHDHPFERWTQDQYYQTAAYFARIGLEADPASGDKKIGGTAVEGAKPLYEKVVDKKEGEEIHLRTGAVARPEFPYHAEYQIAGDPSRREELARWITSADNQYFARSYVNRIWGYLLGVGLIEPLDDIRAGNPPTNPELLDWLTKDFIDHGMDVRHLMRTICKSRAYQLSVSTNAWNADDTQNYSHALARRLPAEVLFDAIHSVTGHASKIPGVTPGLRAAALPDSELGTKDGFLDNLGRPARESSCECERANDLQLGPIMALMSGPTVGDAISDGENAIAKLVKEVPDNAKLFDELSLRILNKPATKEEIGAVESLLTQMDAENADLEKELAAYETKIAPVVAEQTMKREAAIAAAKKAHDEHFESIKPAIEAAEKERTGKIAAAEKDLADYEKTLEPKVADWLAAAKSESTGWTTLNIDLKRSKSEIGGKFAKMEDGSIYIAPSNPKKGQYVLVADVDLTGITGVKLEALTDSRLKGMGPGRSPNGNFVVTEFEMSIAPKGKPNQKQKVDLHNAKADFSQAGYEVATAIDGKRPESSNGWAVVPETGKNHVATFECKSPVGHDGGSTITIAIDQRYADSAHSLGRFRLSVTKSPAPVSFGLPENLLQIAVLDASARTPEQNKTAFDYVKSQDVEAKKKADALTVAKKPLPEDPKLVELRNSLKEAEKPLLVDPQLARLKRAVDLSRDQLGHKRLTIAQDYAWALINSPAFLFNR
- a CDS encoding DUF1559 domain-containing protein; this translates as MLRRHGFTLIELLVVIAIIAILIALLLPAVQQAREAARRTQCKNNLKQFGLGLHNYHDVHNGFPISGQGGGPTATEGGNSANPRCGWQVYILPFMDQAPLFNQLHFDGPRPGVDYGGVKGSVTRQVLADRDEAGEKQVPYAMCPTDSWPRHVADTTNTPFKTSANWAQSTYTGSIGSSRTPGSAACNPFNVYAESASHADYARSNRANRVSGMFSYYGVFLNIRDVTDGTTNTILMGEVRPDCHSHATYGWWFSNAMGSAHASTVTPINEFNTCRSAPKKVSNPACTALAEYNYSWGFKSMHVGGVQFLLGDGTVRFVSQNVDHTSYQRLGGRADGQVLGEF
- a CDS encoding quinone-dependent dihydroorotate dehydrogenase, whose product is MLYRCLKPLLFRMDAEKAHNFALRGTGTLSAMPPLARLVRSTMARPKADVVSLMGLTFPHRVGLAAGLDKNGVAPWAWWAFGFGFVELGTVTPKPQDGNPKPRMFRLIEERAVVNRMGFNNAGAPALAARLQGAKPSFPVIVSVGKNATTPLENAESDYQAAAAAVASVADAISINISSPNTAGLRSLQTPELAGKLVTVIREVAPSKPILVKFAPELSGDDLAAVIDACLTAGAAGFIATNTLSTAVRPELPQGGLSGRPLKEISPQRVEEIRRRLGTGPTLIGCGGIEDAATARRMRDAGADLVQVYTALVYQGPFLAASISRELSRG